Proteins encoded together in one Plasmodium cynomolgi strain B DNA, chromosome 9, whole genome shotgun sequence window:
- a CDS encoding hypothetical protein (putative): MIVDYKGDVMDMQGNDLLINHIDSNEKGGKYNVRLFKLKSKNDKSRQYEISNSMSSQSFLKGYLHNNSSDLVMLTDDTFSLYDCEKKKKKMLINLNDCKPIDFVYFKKNIIFIQKNKCSLFQARTNGKCNIMLNLKEPPVKVNFCSHMKNMIYLSTKSRVYFLKLLFLKDKTLKLSNTNMNLPVKCRQEEHVFHSHRNESQQGRNEYKEVIHVCSYSCKDVTVYKLVKGKVKNKKKCFTKLDIRMLNDESIKGVFFFKVKHPSKGYNCGEESAREERHLGTSNADDEKVNHVSHTSEGENSHHVVDSKEVLEGEGHTGEVKLVNELQTSSTSATNENIMKLYLLIYSESGKVLIYLIDHLNIPLFKFGLAHVSKCPLAHMQLPFKVAQIYNATDHLLKRVMKQKNIIKKKKENSPNFAKYIEHMVNKDVYINSNFFMDTIFVNEKSAIVYTIQIHHDFLTLPEKATEAVLLKVMNSNEKIVAIKDVEDSEVKKNLVYKILNESKFSCYSDSDSYIDSDITWNDDSDKTDSCDEEKSDYSECEVTADQGHVAKGTGDGAGDDAAKPDLPLPGGKPQLAQMVCDESSKNAPRRCAPNDAQNDLQSDLHGDLQNDLQNDLQKDLQKDLQNDLQNDLKNDLKNDLQNDPPEDASAPEEEPSDGSSHERDHLKRGEERATKGTPQGADEFEVTTNVSRNDGSLSNSTRDKNGTHASCSSTPSLGGSDSVQGGVEEEQTDELGEAGKVNGMNGASGMNGMNGMNGASGLSELSGVKDDFAEGAGEQKGKANLRGRKGEGRKKRKLKNEESAPGTEVAKGNFAQCENVKKPKVGDSSSDELTGEVADDVTGEVADVVTGEVADDVTGEAVDVLPSRNKTNKTEDCFNDLDSHSEGERKNNHEESAITPSDKFLALSSMIKLNISLGRYCKLCMLVNIKDKKLIKDTVANLGKKYSIKLLELLLNSLARNRFYLGTFFFWIKAICKEYKDTLKGRKHRRLVTKISLIAENNLKYD, from the coding sequence ATGATAGTGGATTACAAAGGAGATGTTATGGACATGCAGGGAAACGACCTGCTAATAAATCACATAGATAGTAATGAAAAGGGTGGAAAGTACAACGTCCGTTTGTTTAAATTAAAGTCCAAGAACGACAAGTCAAGGCAATATGAAATTAGCAATTCGATGTCATCTCAGTCATTCTTGAAAGGGTACCTACACAACAATAGTTCCGATTTGGTGATGCTCACAGATGATACTTTTTCTCTGTAcgattgtgaaaaaaaaaaaaaaaaaatgttaataaatttgaatGATTGCAAACCAATcgattttgtatattttaaaaaaaatatcatatttatacaaAAGAATAAGTGTTCACTATTTCAAGCAAGGACTAATGGCAAATGTAACATTATGCTAAATTTGAAGGAGCCTCCTGTGAAGGTGAATTTTTGTTCCCATATGAAAAACATGATATATTTAAGCACAAAAAGtagagtatattttttaaagctcctttttttgaaggaCAAAACGTTGAAGCTGAGTAATACGAATATGAATCTCCCTGTAAAATGCCGACAGGAGGAACATGTATTCCATTCTCATCGAAATGAAAGTCAGCAGGGGAGGAACGAATACAAGGAGGTCATACACGTCTGTAGTTACTCATGTAAGGATGTCACTGTGTACAAATTGGTAAAGGGAAAagtgaagaataaaaagaaatgcttCACCAAGCTTGATATAAGGATGCTAAATGATGAGTCTATAAAaggggttttttttttcaaggtcAAACACCCTTCGAAGGGTTACAACTGTGGGGAGGAGTCCGCACGAGAGGAGAGACATCTTGGTACCTCCAACGCGGATGATGAAAAAGTGAATCATGTGAGTCATACCAGCGAGGGAGAAAATTCCCACCATGTTGTAGACTCCAAAGAAGTACTTGAAGGGGAAGGCCACACTGGGGAGGTAAAACTAGTCAATGAACTACAAACAAGCAGCACATCCGCTACGAacgaaaatattatgaagCTGTACCTACTCATATACAGCGAGAGTGGCAAAGTACTTATATACCTCATCGACCACCTGAatatccccctttttaagttCGGTCTAGCACATGTCAGTAAGTGCCCTCTAGCACACATGCAGCTTCCATTCAAAGTAGCGCAAATATATAACGCAACTGATCATCTTCTCAAAAGGGTaatgaaacagaaaaatatcataaaaaagaagaaagaaaattcccccaattttgcaaaatacaTAGAACATATGGTTAACAAAGACGTCTACATAAATAGTAACTTTTTTATGGATACAATTTTTGTCAATGAAAAATCAGCTATTGTTTATACTATACAGATTCATCATGATTTTTTAACCCTACCAGAAAAGGCTACAGAAGCTGTGCTGCTGAAGGTGATGAACTCGAATGAGAAAATTGTGGCTATTAAAGATGTGGAGGATAgtgaggtgaaaaaaaatttggtttacaaaattttgaatgaatcaaaattttcttgcTACTCTGATAGTGACTCCTACATTGACAGCGACATCACGTGGAATGACGACAGTGACAAAACGGACAGTTGCGATGAGGAAAAATCGGATTACAGCGAGTGTGAGGTAACTGCGGACCAGGGCCATGTGGCTAAAGGCACAGGGGATGGCGCGGGGGATGACGCGGCGAAACCCGACTTGCCCCTGCCCGGGGGGAAACCCCAATTAGCACAAATGGTCTGCGATGAGTCGAGTAAAAACGCTCCAAGAAGATGTGCCCCTAACGATGCGCAGAACGATCTGCAGAGCGATCTGCATGGCGACTTGCAGAACGACTTGCAGAACGACTTGCAGAAAGACCTGCAGAAGGACTTGCAGAACGACCTGCAGAACGACCTAAAGAACGACCTAAAGAACGACCTGCAGAACGACCCTCCTGAAGACGCATCCGCCCCCGAGGAAGAACCCTCCGATGGAAGCAGCCATGAAAGGGATCATCTCAAACGGGGCGAGGAACGCGCCACAAAGGGAACCCCGCAGGGAGCGGACGAATTCGAGGTCACCACGAATGTGTCAAGAAATGATGGAAGTTTGTCCAACTCGACGCGCGATAAGAATGGGACACACGCGTCGTGCAGTTCGACGCCGTCCTTGGGGGGCAGCGACAGTGTGCAGGGCGgggtggaggaggagcaaacGGATGAATTGGGAGAAGCAGGAAAAGTAAACGGAATGAACGGAGCGAGCGGAATGAACGGAATGAACGGAATGAACGGAGCGAGCGGACTGAGCGAATTGAGCGGAGTGAAGGACGATTTCGCCGAAGGGGCGGGCgaacaaaaggggaaggccaACTTAAGAGGCCGAAAGGGcgagggaaggaaaaaaagaaaattgaaaaatgaggaaagtGCACCAGGGACGGAGGTTGCAAAGGGAAATTTTGCACAAtgcgaaaatgtgaagaagccTAAAGTAGGAGACAGTTCATCAGACGAATTGACGGGCGAAGTGGCAGATGACGTGACGGGCGAAGTGGCAGATGTCGTGACGGGCGAAGTGGCAGATGACGTGACGGGCGAAGCGGTAGATGTCCTGCCTAGCCGGAACAAAACGAACAAGACGGAGGACTGCTTTAACGATTTAGACAGCCACTCCGAAGGTGAGAGGAAAAACAATCATGAAGAAAGTGCAATCACCCCCAGTGACAAATTTTTAGCGTTGTCATCCATGATAAAGTTAAATATATCCCTAGGAAGATACTGTAAGTTATGTATGTTGGTCAATATAAAGGACAAGAAATTAATCAAAGATACAGTTGccaatttgggaaaaaaatattccataaAATTGTTAGAGCTTCTTTTGAATTCTCTAGCGAGGAATAGGTTCTATCtaggcactttttttttctggattAAAGCCATATGTAAAGAGTATAAAGACACGCTGAAGGGCAGGAAGCATCGTAGACTCGTGACCAAAATATCTCTCATCGCGGAAAACAATTTGAAGTATGATT